From the Streptomyces sp. NBC_00390 genome, the window CCCACTCGGGCCGGCCCGCGCTACGACGCCTGCTGTGCGGACACGGACCGGGCGCGTGCTCTGGTTCGCCACGTAACCCCGGCGACCGCTGACACGGTCCCGGGGCGCGGCCCACGCTTACGAGGAGCGTCGACATGAAGCAAGGTACAGCGCCACAGACTTCGGCCGCAGCCGAGGGCCACGACCCGAGACCGGTCGACATCGCCACGATGAGGGGCACCGCCCAGCGCGTGCTCGCCCTTGGTGAGGCACCTCCGCTGCGGGAGGACCTGGACCAGCTGGCCGACACCCTCCGCGGCCACCTGAACGTGCTGGTGCCCGAGATCCGAAACAGGGTCAACCAACTGCCCGCAATGGACCCGGCGGCGTGCGTGGCGCGCATCGGAGTCGACGAGGCGTGGCGGCGGCTGCACACGACCACGGGCTTCGGCCCCGATGCCGCCTACCGGCAGGCCGAGCGCCTCGCCCGTTCCGTCAGGTCCCTTTGCGACCACTACGAGAACCTGCACCCCCCAACGATCCCCGGCACCACACCCATGGCGACCGAACCGGGTTAAGGGTCGCACTTCGATGAACGCCCGTCCCGTCGGTGTCCCGGAAGACCCAGCGGGGCGGGTCCGCAAGCCCCCAGCCCCGGGCCGAATCCCGGCAGGACGGTGTCCGCGGCGGCCTTACAGCAAGTTCCACGCACCCATCACCGTGCAGGAGGAATTGCCAGATGAGCACCCTCGTCGAGGCCGGGACGCGCACTCGCGACCCGCAGGTCATCCTCAACGGCGTCCAGCCTCACATCCGCCGTCTCACCGGCAACGTGGCTGACGGCGGCACCATTTGGGAGCGCGAGATCGCGCTCCTGCTCCGCGACAACACCATGGTCCGCAACATGGCCGAGCGCATCCTCGCGAACGCCGTCATGTACACCATCACGGCCATGGAGCACCCCGAGGTCCACCTCGGCGTTGGGAAGATCGTGGACATCGGCGTCCATCAGCTCATCCTCGACACCCCCGTCTACTTCGCCCTCTGCGACGTCTACAACGGCGGCCGGTACAAGCACCACTCGCCGTTCATCCAGCGCCGCAGCGACGGCCTGTGCCTGCGCACCGCGGACTTCCTGCGATCGAACGGCTTCGAGATCGACGAGGAGCTGTGGGCCAACGACGGAGCGGAGTGCTCGCCCTGCGACAACAAGGTCCCTGACAGCCACTGACCGTTCTACGCTGGCCCCTGCCCTCCTCCCCTCGGAGGGGCAGGGGCCTTGCCCGTTCCCGCCCACGAAAGGGAGTTCTGTGCCCGCACAACACGACATTGCTGCTGAGACCGAGCTCTGGGACACGTACGCCAGCAGTGCCTTCAAAGACGACATGGAGCCCGTCTTCCACTGGACCCAGTACGCGGGCCACGGTCCGGGCCCCGAGCTCCTCGACGACCCGAGCACCGTCCTGGAGATCGGCTGCGGCACCGGCCGGGCCGTGGCTTACCTGGCACAGAGCGGCATCAAGGCCACGGGGGTGGACCTCTCACCCGTCATGGTGAAGAAGACGGCCGAACGATGGGGGCCCAAGGGCGCCGCATTCGTCTGTGCCGAAGTGCTCGAGCACCTGCGCGACAGAACGCAGACCTACGACGCCATCTACTCGATCTTCGGTGCCGTGTGGTTCACCGACCCCACCAAGCTCTTCCCCCTTGTCATCGAGCGGCTCAACCCCGGCGGCGTCCTGGCGTTCTCCCACCCGCCGGCCATCCCGGGCGCCTACGGACCGCAGGGCATGTACAAGGGAGGGTTCACCGGGAAGGCCATGTACACCTACCGCTACAGCTACACGCCCGAGCGCTGGACCCAGATGCTCGAGAAGGCCGGCTTCCGAGACGTGGAAGCGTCCGTACTCGACGCGCCTGAGCCCGGCCACATCGGTACCCTCCTCATCCGCGCCCACCGCTGACCGTCTGGAACGGACAGCAGTCGGCCTGCGCACCAGTTGGTGCGCAGGCCGACTGCTGCCTGAAGCACGTCGGGGTGGGGGTCCCGAGGCGAAACCTGTGTCGGTGAGCTCCGGAACGGTCATCTCCCGTGCGCCGGAGGTCAGAAGCAGCGAGCCGTAGGCAACGTGCCTCCCCGAAGTGACTGCGTGGTGAGCAGGTTGGACCATGCAGTCACTCGGGCGGACCGGTGTCAACATCCCGTCCGGTATCCGTGGTGGCGTCAGTTTTCGCGGAGCTCCCGGAGGTCCACGATCCGTTTGATCTTGCCCACCGAGCGCTCGAGTGTCTCGGGGTCGACCACTTCCACCGTGACGGACACCCCGATCCCGTGCTTGACGGCCGCGGCGATCGCCCGCTCGGCTGCCGCGCGCTGCTCGGCACTCGCCTCCGCGCGTGCCTCGGCGTGCACCGTGAGCGCGTCGAGCCGTCCCTCGCGGGTCAGGCGCAGCTGGAAGTGCGGGGCCACATGGGTCGTGCGCAGCACGATCTCCTCGATCTGGGTGGGGAAGAGATTCACGCCGCGCAGGATCACCATGTCGTCGCTGCGCCCGGTCACCTTCTCCATCCGGCGGAACTGCCGTGCCGTGCCCGGCAGCAGCCTGGTGAGGTCCCGTGTCCGGTATCGGATCACCGGCATGGCCTCCTTGGTGAGCGAGGTGAAGACGAGCTCACCGCTCTCGCCGTCCGGCAGCACCTCGCCGGTGAGCGGATCGACGACCTCTGGGTAGAAGTGGTCCTCCCAGATGTGCAGTCCTTCCTTGGTCTCCACGCACTCCTGGGCGACGCCCGGTCCCATCACCTCCGACAGCCCGTAGATGTCCACGGCGTCGATGGCGAACCGCTCTTCGATCTCGCGGCGCATCTCCTCCGTCCACGGCTCGGCGCCGAATATGCCGACCTTGAGAGAGGTCGCCCGCGGGTCGATGCCCTGCCGCTCGAACTCGTCGAGCAGTGTCAGCATGTACGACGGGGTGACCATGATGATCTCGGGCCGGAAGTCCTGGATCAGCTGCACCTGGCGTGCCGTCATACCGCCGGATGCGGGGATGACCGTGCAGCCGAGGCGCTCCGCGCCGTAGTGCGCGCCGAGGCCGCCCGTGAACAGTCCGTATCCGTACGCCACATGGACCTTGTGGCCCGGCCGGCCGCCGGCCGCGCGGATCGAGCGGGCCACCACATCCGCCCAGGTGTCCAGGTCGCGCTCGGTGTAGCCGACCACGGTGGGCCGGCCCGTCGTGCCGCTGGAGGCATGGATGCGCCGCACCTGGGACTGTTCGACGGCGAACATGCCGAAGGGGTAGTTGTCCCGCAGGTCGGCCTTGGTGGTGAAGGGGAAGCGCGCGAGATCGGCGAGGGTGCGGCAGTCCTCGGGCCGCAGTCCTGCCTTGTCGAATGCGTCCCGGTAGAAGGCGACGTTCTCGTACACGTGGTGCAGGGTCTGCTGAAGCCGCTCGAGCTGCAGGGCTCCGAGCTCCTCGCGACCGAGCCGCTCCGCCGCGTCCAGCAGGTCCGTCATCGCGGAAACTCCCATCCCGAACCGGGCGACCGATCATTCGGTCGTGCTGCTCCGGACCAGTTATCCAGCCCACCCGCCCGGAGTCAAGGCATGGGCCACGGGCTCGTCACCGTACGCTCCGGGCATGGTGCATGTACTGGGCAGCAGGATCCTGCTGCATCCCACCGACCCTCAGCGGTCGCGCGACTTCTACGGCCGTGCCCTCGGGCTGGCGATCGCCCGCGAATTCGGCACCGGACCCGAGCGCGGCACGGTGTACTTCCTCGGCGGCGGCTTCCTCGAGGTCTCCGGCCGCTCGGACGTACCGCCGTCACCGGCCCTGCGGATGTGGCTGCAGGTGGCTGATGTGCACGCAGCCCATGAGGAGTTGCGCGGCAAAGGTGTGGACGTGCTGCGTCCACCGCAGGAGGAGCCGTGGGGACTGGTCGAGATGTGGATCGCAGACCCGGACGGAGTACGGATCGCCTTGGTCGAAGTGCCGGAACACCACCCGCTGCGCTACCGACCCTGACACCGGACACGTCCCCGAAACCGGCGTGCTGGGCCTTCCGTTCGGTCGGTGTCCAGGGAGGCGGGCGAAAACTCGGTGGGCGACGTGTGCGGGCTGGGCTACGGTCGACCCACAGGTTCATCTGCACCTCCCGGTGCGCAGGCCGCGGTTACTTCTTTGAGATGAAAGCACCGCAGCCGTCATTGATCTCGGGAGGCACAGCATCGGGTGCCCGGTGCGCAGGCGGGGGATACTTCCACTGTCAATGGGGTGGTCGCGGGTTCGAATCCCGCCGGGGGTCCCGGCCCCTGTAGCTCAGCGGTCAGAGCACCTTGTCTCCTCCACCGACCTTGATCTCGGGCACCCACTGCTGAGCTTCCCCTCCGAGCGAGGGGTTTCTCATGTCCCGCTTCAACACCCGCGGCGCCCGCCCGGCCGCAAGCTCGCCCGTGACCACGACCGGGGAGCGGACCGTCACCCACGAGGGAGCGACCGCCCACCTCCGCGACGCCAAGAGCGAACTCTTCCTGCTTGCGGTCTC encodes:
- a CDS encoding DUF6415 family natural product biosynthesis protein; this translates as MKQGTAPQTSAAAEGHDPRPVDIATMRGTAQRVLALGEAPPLREDLDQLADTLRGHLNVLVPEIRNRVNQLPAMDPAACVARIGVDEAWRRLHTTTGFGPDAAYRQAERLARSVRSLCDHYENLHPPTIPGTTPMATEPG
- a CDS encoding class I SAM-dependent DNA methyltransferase; translation: MPAQHDIAAETELWDTYASSAFKDDMEPVFHWTQYAGHGPGPELLDDPSTVLEIGCGTGRAVAYLAQSGIKATGVDLSPVMVKKTAERWGPKGAAFVCAEVLEHLRDRTQTYDAIYSIFGAVWFTDPTKLFPLVIERLNPGGVLAFSHPPAIPGAYGPQGMYKGGFTGKAMYTYRYSYTPERWTQMLEKAGFRDVEASVLDAPEPGHIGTLLIRAHR
- the paaK gene encoding phenylacetate--CoA ligase PaaK, with protein sequence MTDLLDAAERLGREELGALQLERLQQTLHHVYENVAFYRDAFDKAGLRPEDCRTLADLARFPFTTKADLRDNYPFGMFAVEQSQVRRIHASSGTTGRPTVVGYTERDLDTWADVVARSIRAAGGRPGHKVHVAYGYGLFTGGLGAHYGAERLGCTVIPASGGMTARQVQLIQDFRPEIIMVTPSYMLTLLDEFERQGIDPRATSLKVGIFGAEPWTEEMRREIEERFAIDAVDIYGLSEVMGPGVAQECVETKEGLHIWEDHFYPEVVDPLTGEVLPDGESGELVFTSLTKEAMPVIRYRTRDLTRLLPGTARQFRRMEKVTGRSDDMVILRGVNLFPTQIEEIVLRTTHVAPHFQLRLTREGRLDALTVHAEARAEASAEQRAAAERAIAAAVKHGIGVSVTVEVVDPETLERSVGKIKRIVDLRELREN
- a CDS encoding VOC family protein is translated as MVHVLGSRILLHPTDPQRSRDFYGRALGLAIAREFGTGPERGTVYFLGGGFLEVSGRSDVPPSPALRMWLQVADVHAAHEELRGKGVDVLRPPQEEPWGLVEMWIADPDGVRIALVEVPEHHPLRYRP